In Nocardia asteroides, the following proteins share a genomic window:
- a CDS encoding helix-turn-helix transcriptional regulator, translating to MAATTPRVLRLLALLQDRGYTGRELAERLAITERTVRNDIARLRELGYPVHADRGAVGGYRLGRGATMPPLLLDDDEAVAVALSLAVAHDGSLAVSDLGEQLVRAQRKIEQILPKRLQRKVSALRDATEIGPATTGSREPDAPVAAGILTTLADAVRRTTAVLVDDDVELEPYRLINWQRRWYLVAYNMNSHAWEAIPAARLTRAATTPRVFAPRSLPDDDLVAFVMRHIATTGWRVQARVTVLAPAETVIARINPAVGVVEPVDARTCLLHTGADAMETIAIYLSMLMMDFRVDGPPELVAHLRTLARRYTESVAP from the coding sequence TTGGCCGCGACCACACCCCGCGTCCTGCGGCTGCTGGCCCTGCTCCAGGACCGCGGCTACACCGGACGCGAGCTCGCCGAGCGCCTGGCGATCACCGAACGCACCGTCCGCAACGACATCGCGCGCCTGCGCGAACTCGGCTATCCGGTGCACGCCGACCGCGGCGCCGTGGGCGGCTACCGGCTCGGCCGCGGCGCCACCATGCCTCCACTGCTGCTCGACGACGACGAGGCGGTGGCCGTGGCGCTGTCGCTCGCGGTGGCCCACGACGGCTCCCTCGCCGTCTCCGACCTGGGCGAACAGCTGGTCAGGGCGCAACGCAAGATCGAGCAGATCCTCCCGAAACGCTTGCAGCGCAAGGTCTCCGCCCTGCGCGACGCCACCGAGATCGGCCCGGCGACCACGGGCTCGCGCGAGCCCGACGCCCCGGTCGCCGCGGGCATCCTCACCACCCTGGCCGACGCCGTGCGCCGCACCACCGCGGTGCTCGTGGACGACGACGTGGAGCTGGAACCGTACCGCCTGATCAACTGGCAGCGCCGCTGGTACCTGGTGGCCTACAACATGAATTCCCATGCCTGGGAAGCGATCCCGGCCGCCCGCCTTACCAGGGCCGCCACCACCCCGCGGGTGTTCGCGCCGCGCTCGCTGCCCGATGACGACCTGGTCGCCTTCGTCATGCGCCATATCGCGACCACCGGCTGGCGGGTGCAGGCCAGGGTCACGGTGCTGGCGCCCGCGGAGACCGTGATCGCCCGGATCAATCCCGCGGTCGGCGTTGTCGAACCCGTCGACGCGCGCACCTGCCTGCTGCACACCGGCGCCGACGCGATGGAGACGATCGCGATCTACCTGAGCATGCTGATGATGGATTTCCGGGTCGACGGCCCGCCGGAACTGGTCGCGCATCTGCGCACCCTGGCTCGCCGCTACACCGAGTCGGTCGCGCCGTGA
- a CDS encoding TIGR03086 family metal-binding protein: MNNTAALETVWRDVVATSYAALADVVAGVRADQWDLPTPCAEWTVTQVVQHAAGDQLAYAAALGVGPGPTENPFAPSGAIDGEPSALVRDAVEQSAAAWSTVADTTPTVPTPLPHGELPTAVAATMAALDAAVHAWDIAVATGQPSPLTDDLATHLLTAARHIHPAPGSGTEAELLEPLRQWGAYAPAIEAPAPTPTQALLHHLGRPTS, from the coding sequence ATGAACAACACCGCAGCTCTCGAGACCGTCTGGCGCGACGTGGTCGCCACTTCCTACGCGGCGCTGGCCGACGTGGTCGCCGGCGTGCGCGCCGACCAGTGGGATCTCCCGACGCCGTGCGCGGAGTGGACGGTCACCCAGGTCGTGCAGCACGCCGCGGGTGATCAGCTCGCCTACGCCGCCGCGCTCGGCGTCGGTCCCGGTCCCACCGAGAACCCCTTCGCCCCGTCCGGTGCCATCGACGGCGAGCCGTCGGCCCTGGTCCGCGACGCCGTCGAACAGTCCGCCGCCGCCTGGTCCACCGTCGCCGACACCACCCCCACCGTCCCGACCCCGCTGCCGCACGGCGAGCTCCCCACCGCGGTCGCCGCCACCATGGCCGCCCTCGACGCCGCCGTCCACGCCTGGGACATCGCCGTCGCCACCGGCCAGCCGTCCCCCCTCACCGACGACCTCGCCACCCACCTCCTCACGGCGGCCCGCCACATCCACCCCGCCCCCGGTTCCGGCACCGAAGCCGAACTCCTCGAGCCCCTCCGCCAGTGGGGCGCCTACGCCCCCGCCATCGAGGCCCCCGCCCCCACCCCCACCCAGGCCCTCCTCCACCACCTCGGCCGCCCGACCTCCTGA